A window of Oncorhynchus nerka isolate Pitt River linkage group LG4, Oner_Uvic_2.0, whole genome shotgun sequence contains these coding sequences:
- the LOC115128561 gene encoding DNA topoisomerase 2-beta-like isoform X1, with protein sequence MSNGAAGSGGLTWVTLFDKKNAAKKREEEAAAAAAAANGRGDGGKAEGGGGGAKKKGGDKMSVERVYQKKTQLEHILLRPDTYIGSVEPVTQQMWVFDEDLGMNLREITYVPGLYKIFDEILVNAADNKQRDKSMSTIKISIDPESNTITIWNNGKGIPVVEHKDEKMYVPALIFGHLLTSSNYDDEQKKVTGGRNGYGAKLCNIFSTKFTVETACKEYKHSFKQTWQNNMGKTSDSKIKFFDGDDFTCVTFQPDLSKFKMEKLDKDIVALLTKRAYDIAGSCKGVKVMLNGKKLPVTGFRSYVDLYVKDKLDEVGVALKVVNESVNERWEVCLTMSEKGFQQISFVNSIATTKGGRHIDYVVDQIVAKLIEVVKKKNKAGVSVKPFQVKNHIWVFVNALIENPTFDSQTKENMTLQTKSFGSKCPLSEKFIRAATNCGIVESILNWVKFKAQTQLNKKCSSVKYSKIKGIPKLDDANDAGGKHSSECTLILTEGDSAKSLAVSGLGVIGRDRYGVFPLRGKILNVREATHKQIMENAEINNIIKIVGLQYKKSYEDPESLRSLRYGKIMIMTDQDQDGSHIKGLLINFFHHNWPSLLKHTFLEEFITPIVKVNKNKQEHAFYSIPEFDEWKKQTVNFKTWHIKYYKGLGTSTSKEAKEYFADMEKHRIMFRYAGTEDDAAITLAFSKKKTDDRKEWLTNFMEDRRQRRMHGLPEQYLYGTQAKHLSYNDFINKELILFSNSDNERSIPSLVDGLKPGQRKVLFTCMKRNDKREVKVAQLAGSVAEMSAYHHGEQSLLMTIVNLAQNFVGSNNVNILQPLGQFGTRINGGKDAASPRYIFTMLSPLAKMLFPAVDSSLLKFLFDDNQKVEPEWYIPILPLVLVNGAEGIGTGWACKIPNYDHREIVNNLYRMLNMQDPLPMLPSYKNFKGVIHELGQNQYMVSGEISVLDKNTIEITELPVRTWTQAYKESVLEPMLQGTEKTPALINDYKEYHTDQTVKFVVRMSEEKLAQAEAAGLHKVFKLQSSLTCNSMVLFDHMGCLKRYDSVQDILKEFFELRLHYYKLRKDWLVGSLGAEASKLSNQARFVLEKIEGKITIENKSKRELIRMLVQKGFESDPVAAWTKAQEKALEEDDHDGNNSDSSVDSGSSSGPNFNYILNMPLWCLSKEKVDELLRQRDIKKGELNELQRKSPEDLWKEDLAVFIEELDKIEAQEQADICAGRGTKLVKGKVGKPKVKKLHLEETLPSLYGRRVVPTITQAMKTDASKKMTKKKKGDADLVMKLEFDDEMGVLGSDGGTGENSLNSSSNTPAPTPAKPKAPRVKREKKEPGTPRARKTPTPKGSSGKKVKKRNPWSEDESKSESDLEDSEPVVIPRDTKSQRASAVKPKYTFDFSEEEDGGEEEEDDEDAASSPVRPCKDDFTASSETKDRYNDHSANDEDDEDIFPPPKQATTTVSPAKKKEPESIFSSSKSAFSSEKSNDSDDLKLDSDEEDKAFSSYSSSSAFDKPVPAKKGQEAARSQQDAQYSAKKLSDAALKPRKAPAPKTPPKQKLDTSVWDSDSDTGSKKPSPALKGKSGGRKRKQSGSEEDDFSPKKTPGKAPKTPASRKPSKKVAVTPPPMSDDDDVDSNRFSQSSVASRERPGRGRAKKEVKYFAESGSDDDQYDMFE encoded by the exons TCAACGCAGCTGACAACAAACAGCGAGATAAGAGCATGTCAACCATAAAGATCTCCATTGATCC TGAGTCCAACACCATTACCATCTGGAACAATGGTAAAGGCATCCCCGTGGTGGAACACAAAGATGAGAAGATGTACGTTCCCGCTCTCATCTTCGGACACCTCCTCACCTCCAGTAACTACGACGACGAGCAGAAGAAAGTCACAG GTGGAAGGAACGGGTACGGTGCTAAACTCTGCAACATCTTCAGCACAAAGTTCACAGTGGAAACCGCCTGCAAGGAGTACAAACACAGCTTCAAACAG ACTTGGCAGAACAACATGGGGAAGACGAGCGACTCCAAGATCAAGTTCTTTGACGGGGACGACTTCACGTGCGTGACCTTCCAGCCGGACCTGTCCAAGTTCAAGATGGAGAAGCTGGACAAGGACATCGTGGCTCTGCTCACCAAGAGGGCTTACGACATCGCTGGGTCCTGCAAGGGCGTCAAAGTCATGCTCAACGGGAAGAAACTCCCt gtGACAGGGTTCCGCAGCTATGTGGACCTGTACGTGAAGGACAAGCTAGACGAGGTGGGCGTGGCCTTGAAGGTGGTCAACGAGTCGGTCAACGAGCGCTGGGAGGTCTGTCTCACCATGAGTGAGAAGGGATTCCAACAGATCAGCTTCGTCAACAGTATCGCCACCACCAAG GGTGGCAGACACATTGATTACGTGGTGGACCAGATCGTAGCCAAGCTGATAGAGGtggtgaagaagaagaacaaaGCTGGTGTCTCAGTCAAACCCTTCCAG GTGAAGAACCACATCTGGGTGTTTGTGAATGCGTTGATCGAGAACCCGACCTTTGACTCCCAGACCAAGGAGAACATGACCCTCCAGACCAAGAGCTTTGGTTCTAAGTGTCCTCTGTCAGAGAAGTTCATCAGAGCA GCGACCAACTGTGGCATCGTGGAGAGTATCCTGAACTGGGTGAAGTTCAAGGCCCAGACACAACTCAACAAGAAGTGTTCTTCAGTGAAATACAGCAAGATTAAAGGCATCCCCAAGCTTGACGACGCCAACGATGCTG gtggtaaacaCTCGTCAGAATGCACTCTGATCCTGACTGAGGGAGACTCGGCCAAGTCCTTGGCCGTCTCTGGCCTTGGTGTCATTGGGCGAGATCGCTATGGTGTCTTCCCACTACGAGGAAAAATTCTGAACGTACGAGAGGCCACACACAAACAG ATCATGGAGAACGCAGAGATCAACAACATCATCAAGATCGTGGGTCTGCAGTACAAGAAGAGCTACGAGGACCCAGAGTCTCTGAGATCCCTACGCTACGGCAAGATCATGATCATGACCGATCAG GATCAGGATGGCTCCCATATCAAGGGTTTGCTCATCAATTTCTTCCATCACAACTGGCCATCCCTGCTCAAACACACCTTCTTGGAGGAGTTCATCACGCCCATCGTCAAA GTGAACAAGAATAAACAGGAGCATGCTTTCTACAGCATTCCAGAGTTTGACGAATGGAAGAAACAGACGGTCAACTTTAAAACCTGGCATATAAAGTACTACAAAG GTTTGGGTACCAGCACAAGCAAGGAGGCCAAGGAGTACTTTGCCGACATGGAGAAACACCGGATCATGTTTAGATACGCCGGGACAGAGGACGACGCTGCCATCACACTG GCGTTCAGTAAGAAGAAGACTGACGACAGGAAGGAGTGGCTCACCAACTTCATGGAggacaggagacagaggaggatgcACGGCCTGCCAGAG CAATACCTGTACGGCACGCAGGCGAAACACCTGTCCTACAACGACTTCATCAACAAAGAACTCATCCTCTTCTCCAACTCTGACAACGAGAGATCCATCCCATCCTTAGTGGACG GTCTGAAGCCAGGTCAGAGAAAGGTACTCTTCACCTGTATGAAGAGGAATGATAAGAGGGAGGTGAAGGTGGCTCAGCTGGCTGGTTCAGTGGCAGAGATGTCTGCCTACCATCATGGAGAG CAATCCCTGTTGATGACAATTGTGAACTTGGCCCAGAACTTTGTGGGCAGCAACAACGTGAACATCCTGCAGCCGCTGGGTCAGTTTGGTACCCGCATCAACGGGGGCAAGGATGCTGCCAGCCCCCGTTACATCTTCACCATGCTCAG TCCCCTGGCCAAGATGTTGTTCCCAGCGGTGGACTCCAGTCTGCTGAAGTTCCTGTTCGATGACAACCAGAAGGTGGAGCCAGAGTGGTACATCCCCATCCTCCCTTTGGTGCTGGTGAACGGGGCCGAGGGCATCGGGACGGGCTGGGCCTGCAAGATCCCCAACTACGACCACAGAGAGATAGTCAACAACCTGTACCGCATGCTCAACATGCAGGACCCTCTGCCCATG TTGCCCAGCTATAAGAACTTTAAAGGAGTGATCCATGAGTTGGGTCAGAACCAGTACATGGTCAGTGGCGAGATCTCTGTCCTGGACAAGAACACCATTGAGATCACTGAGCTGCCCGTTCgcacctggacacag gcctACAAGGAGTCGGTACTAGAGCCCATGCTCCAGGGGACAGAGAAGACTCCCGCTCTGATTAatgactataaggagtaccacaCGGACCAAACCGTCAAGTTTGTAGTCCGTATGTCAGAGGAGAAGCTGGCCCAGGCAGAGGCTGCTGGACTACACAAAGTCTTCAAGCTACAGTCCAGCCTCACCTGCAACTCCATG GTGTTGTTTGACCACATGGGCTGTCTGAAGAGGTATGACTCGGTCCAGGACATTCTCAAGGAGTTCTTTGAGCTGCGGTTGCACTACTACAAGCTGAGGAAGGATTGGCTTGTGGGGAGCCTGGGGGCGGAGGCTTCCAAACTGTCCAATCAGGCACGATTTGTGCTGGAGAAGATCGAAGGAAAGATCACAATCG AGAACAAGTCTAAGAGGGAACTGATCAGGATGCTGGTGCAGAAAGGCTTTGAGTCGGACCCGGTGGCGGCATGGACCAAGGCACAGGAAAAG GCTCTGGAGGAGGACGATCATGATGGTAACAACAGTGACAGCTCTGTGGACTCTGGGTCGTCGTCGGGACCAAACTTCAACTACATCCTCAACATGCCTCTGTGGTGCCTGTCCAAGGAGAAGGTGGACGAGCTGCTCCGACAGAGAGACATCAAG aaaggagAGTTGAATGAGCTGCAGAGGAAGTCTCCTGAGGACCTGTGGAAGGAGGACCTGGCTGTCTTCATTGAGGAACTGGAT AAAATCGAGGCCCAGGAGCAGGCAGACATATGTGCAGGTAGAGGCACCAAGCTGGTGAAGGGCAAGGTGGGCAAGCCCAAGGTGAAGAAACTACACCTGGAGGAAACGTTACCCTCGCTGTACGGCCGCAGGGTCGTACCCACCATCACACAGGCCATGAAGACTGACGCCTCCAAGAAGATGACCAAGAAGAAGAAG GGTGATGCAGACCTGGTGATGAAGTTGGAGTTTGATGATGAGATGGGAGTATTGGGATCAGATGGAGGAACAGGGGAGAACTCCCTCAACTCCTCCTCTAatacaccagccccaaccccagctaAGCCCAAGGCCCCCCGGGTCAAACGGGAGAAGAAGGAGCCAG GTACTCCAAGAGCCAGGAAAACCCCCACACCCAAAGGATCATCTGGTAAGAAGGTGAAGAAGCGTAATCCCTGGTCGGAGGACGAGTCCAAATCAGAGAGCGATCTGGAGGACAGTGAACCTGTAGTCATTCCCCGAGACACCAAGTCACAACGGGCCTCAG CGGTCAAGCCCAAGTACACCTTTGATTTCAGTgaggaagaggatggaggagaggaagaggaggatgatgaagatGCTGCGTCCTCGCCCGTCCGGCCCTGCAAAGACGACTTCACTGCCTCCTCCGAGACTAAAGACCGATACAACGACCACAGCGCCAATGACGAGGATGATGAAGATATCTTCCCCCCGCCCAAACAGGCAACCACCACCGTCTCACCAGCAAAGAAGAAGGAACCAGAGAGTATATTCTCTTCCTCCAAATCAGCATTCTCCTCTGAAAAGAGCAATGACAGTG ACGATCTGAAGTTGGACAGTGACGAGGAAGACAAAGCCTTCTCCTCATACTCCAGCAGCTCTGCCTTCGACAAACCTGTTCCAGCTAAGAAAG GACAAGAAGCAGCCCGGTCTCAACAAGACGCACAATACT CAGCTAAGAAGCTGTCGGATGCAGCTCTCAAACCCAGGAAAGCACCAGCGCCCAAAACGCCACCAAAACAGAAGCTTGACACGTCTGTCTGGGACTCTGACTCCGATACCGGCTCCAAGAAGCCTTCACCAGCGCTCAAAG GTAAaagtggagggaggaagaggaagcagTCTGGATCTGAAGAGGATGATTTCAGTCCCAAGAAGACACCTGGGAAAGCACCCAAAACCCCTGCCagcagg AAGCCATCAAAGAAAGTAGCCGTGACCCCGCCCcccatgtcagatgatgatgatgtggacTCCAACCGTTTCAGCCAATCCAGCGTGGCGTCCCGAGAACGACCGGGCAGAGGCAGGGCCAAGAAGGAAGTGAAGTACTTTGCTGAGTCAGGGTCAGACGATGATCAGTACGACATGTTTGAGTAG
- the LOC115128561 gene encoding DNA topoisomerase 2-beta-like isoform X3 — MSNGAAGSGGLTWVNAAKKREEEAAAAAAAANGRGDGGKAEGGGGGAKKKGGDKMSVERVYQKKTQLEHILLRPDTYIGSVEPVTQQMWVFDEDLGMNLREITYVPGLYKIFDEILVNAADNKQRDKSMSTIKISIDPESNTITIWNNGKGIPVVEHKDEKMYVPALIFGHLLTSSNYDDEQKKVTGGRNGYGAKLCNIFSTKFTVETACKEYKHSFKQTWQNNMGKTSDSKIKFFDGDDFTCVTFQPDLSKFKMEKLDKDIVALLTKRAYDIAGSCKGVKVMLNGKKLPVTGFRSYVDLYVKDKLDEVGVALKVVNESVNERWEVCLTMSEKGFQQISFVNSIATTKGGRHIDYVVDQIVAKLIEVVKKKNKAGVSVKPFQVKNHIWVFVNALIENPTFDSQTKENMTLQTKSFGSKCPLSEKFIRAATNCGIVESILNWVKFKAQTQLNKKCSSVKYSKIKGIPKLDDANDAGGKHSSECTLILTEGDSAKSLAVSGLGVIGRDRYGVFPLRGKILNVREATHKQIMENAEINNIIKIVGLQYKKSYEDPESLRSLRYGKIMIMTDQDQDGSHIKGLLINFFHHNWPSLLKHTFLEEFITPIVKVNKNKQEHAFYSIPEFDEWKKQTVNFKTWHIKYYKGLGTSTSKEAKEYFADMEKHRIMFRYAGTEDDAAITLAFSKKKTDDRKEWLTNFMEDRRQRRMHGLPEQYLYGTQAKHLSYNDFINKELILFSNSDNERSIPSLVDGLKPGQRKVLFTCMKRNDKREVKVAQLAGSVAEMSAYHHGEQSLLMTIVNLAQNFVGSNNVNILQPLGQFGTRINGGKDAASPRYIFTMLSPLAKMLFPAVDSSLLKFLFDDNQKVEPEWYIPILPLVLVNGAEGIGTGWACKIPNYDHREIVNNLYRMLNMQDPLPMLPSYKNFKGVIHELGQNQYMVSGEISVLDKNTIEITELPVRTWTQAYKESVLEPMLQGTEKTPALINDYKEYHTDQTVKFVVRMSEEKLAQAEAAGLHKVFKLQSSLTCNSMVLFDHMGCLKRYDSVQDILKEFFELRLHYYKLRKDWLVGSLGAEASKLSNQARFVLEKIEGKITIENKSKRELIRMLVQKGFESDPVAAWTKAQEKALEEDDHDGNNSDSSVDSGSSSGPNFNYILNMPLWCLSKEKVDELLRQRDIKKGELNELQRKSPEDLWKEDLAVFIEELDKIEAQEQADICAGRGTKLVKGKVGKPKVKKLHLEETLPSLYGRRVVPTITQAMKTDASKKMTKKKKGDADLVMKLEFDDEMGVLGSDGGTGENSLNSSSNTPAPTPAKPKAPRVKREKKEPGTPRARKTPTPKGSSGKKVKKRNPWSEDESKSESDLEDSEPVVIPRDTKSQRASAVKPKYTFDFSEEEDGGEEEEDDEDAASSPVRPCKDDFTASSETKDRYNDHSANDEDDEDIFPPPKQATTTVSPAKKKEPESIFSSSKSAFSSEKSNDSDDLKLDSDEEDKAFSSYSSSSAFDKPVPAKKGQEAARSQQDAQYSAKKLSDAALKPRKAPAPKTPPKQKLDTSVWDSDSDTGSKKPSPALKGKSGGRKRKQSGSEEDDFSPKKTPGKAPKTPASRKPSKKVAVTPPPMSDDDDVDSNRFSQSSVASRERPGRGRAKKEVKYFAESGSDDDQYDMFE; from the exons TCAACGCAGCTGACAACAAACAGCGAGATAAGAGCATGTCAACCATAAAGATCTCCATTGATCC TGAGTCCAACACCATTACCATCTGGAACAATGGTAAAGGCATCCCCGTGGTGGAACACAAAGATGAGAAGATGTACGTTCCCGCTCTCATCTTCGGACACCTCCTCACCTCCAGTAACTACGACGACGAGCAGAAGAAAGTCACAG GTGGAAGGAACGGGTACGGTGCTAAACTCTGCAACATCTTCAGCACAAAGTTCACAGTGGAAACCGCCTGCAAGGAGTACAAACACAGCTTCAAACAG ACTTGGCAGAACAACATGGGGAAGACGAGCGACTCCAAGATCAAGTTCTTTGACGGGGACGACTTCACGTGCGTGACCTTCCAGCCGGACCTGTCCAAGTTCAAGATGGAGAAGCTGGACAAGGACATCGTGGCTCTGCTCACCAAGAGGGCTTACGACATCGCTGGGTCCTGCAAGGGCGTCAAAGTCATGCTCAACGGGAAGAAACTCCCt gtGACAGGGTTCCGCAGCTATGTGGACCTGTACGTGAAGGACAAGCTAGACGAGGTGGGCGTGGCCTTGAAGGTGGTCAACGAGTCGGTCAACGAGCGCTGGGAGGTCTGTCTCACCATGAGTGAGAAGGGATTCCAACAGATCAGCTTCGTCAACAGTATCGCCACCACCAAG GGTGGCAGACACATTGATTACGTGGTGGACCAGATCGTAGCCAAGCTGATAGAGGtggtgaagaagaagaacaaaGCTGGTGTCTCAGTCAAACCCTTCCAG GTGAAGAACCACATCTGGGTGTTTGTGAATGCGTTGATCGAGAACCCGACCTTTGACTCCCAGACCAAGGAGAACATGACCCTCCAGACCAAGAGCTTTGGTTCTAAGTGTCCTCTGTCAGAGAAGTTCATCAGAGCA GCGACCAACTGTGGCATCGTGGAGAGTATCCTGAACTGGGTGAAGTTCAAGGCCCAGACACAACTCAACAAGAAGTGTTCTTCAGTGAAATACAGCAAGATTAAAGGCATCCCCAAGCTTGACGACGCCAACGATGCTG gtggtaaacaCTCGTCAGAATGCACTCTGATCCTGACTGAGGGAGACTCGGCCAAGTCCTTGGCCGTCTCTGGCCTTGGTGTCATTGGGCGAGATCGCTATGGTGTCTTCCCACTACGAGGAAAAATTCTGAACGTACGAGAGGCCACACACAAACAG ATCATGGAGAACGCAGAGATCAACAACATCATCAAGATCGTGGGTCTGCAGTACAAGAAGAGCTACGAGGACCCAGAGTCTCTGAGATCCCTACGCTACGGCAAGATCATGATCATGACCGATCAG GATCAGGATGGCTCCCATATCAAGGGTTTGCTCATCAATTTCTTCCATCACAACTGGCCATCCCTGCTCAAACACACCTTCTTGGAGGAGTTCATCACGCCCATCGTCAAA GTGAACAAGAATAAACAGGAGCATGCTTTCTACAGCATTCCAGAGTTTGACGAATGGAAGAAACAGACGGTCAACTTTAAAACCTGGCATATAAAGTACTACAAAG GTTTGGGTACCAGCACAAGCAAGGAGGCCAAGGAGTACTTTGCCGACATGGAGAAACACCGGATCATGTTTAGATACGCCGGGACAGAGGACGACGCTGCCATCACACTG GCGTTCAGTAAGAAGAAGACTGACGACAGGAAGGAGTGGCTCACCAACTTCATGGAggacaggagacagaggaggatgcACGGCCTGCCAGAG CAATACCTGTACGGCACGCAGGCGAAACACCTGTCCTACAACGACTTCATCAACAAAGAACTCATCCTCTTCTCCAACTCTGACAACGAGAGATCCATCCCATCCTTAGTGGACG GTCTGAAGCCAGGTCAGAGAAAGGTACTCTTCACCTGTATGAAGAGGAATGATAAGAGGGAGGTGAAGGTGGCTCAGCTGGCTGGTTCAGTGGCAGAGATGTCTGCCTACCATCATGGAGAG CAATCCCTGTTGATGACAATTGTGAACTTGGCCCAGAACTTTGTGGGCAGCAACAACGTGAACATCCTGCAGCCGCTGGGTCAGTTTGGTACCCGCATCAACGGGGGCAAGGATGCTGCCAGCCCCCGTTACATCTTCACCATGCTCAG TCCCCTGGCCAAGATGTTGTTCCCAGCGGTGGACTCCAGTCTGCTGAAGTTCCTGTTCGATGACAACCAGAAGGTGGAGCCAGAGTGGTACATCCCCATCCTCCCTTTGGTGCTGGTGAACGGGGCCGAGGGCATCGGGACGGGCTGGGCCTGCAAGATCCCCAACTACGACCACAGAGAGATAGTCAACAACCTGTACCGCATGCTCAACATGCAGGACCCTCTGCCCATG TTGCCCAGCTATAAGAACTTTAAAGGAGTGATCCATGAGTTGGGTCAGAACCAGTACATGGTCAGTGGCGAGATCTCTGTCCTGGACAAGAACACCATTGAGATCACTGAGCTGCCCGTTCgcacctggacacag gcctACAAGGAGTCGGTACTAGAGCCCATGCTCCAGGGGACAGAGAAGACTCCCGCTCTGATTAatgactataaggagtaccacaCGGACCAAACCGTCAAGTTTGTAGTCCGTATGTCAGAGGAGAAGCTGGCCCAGGCAGAGGCTGCTGGACTACACAAAGTCTTCAAGCTACAGTCCAGCCTCACCTGCAACTCCATG GTGTTGTTTGACCACATGGGCTGTCTGAAGAGGTATGACTCGGTCCAGGACATTCTCAAGGAGTTCTTTGAGCTGCGGTTGCACTACTACAAGCTGAGGAAGGATTGGCTTGTGGGGAGCCTGGGGGCGGAGGCTTCCAAACTGTCCAATCAGGCACGATTTGTGCTGGAGAAGATCGAAGGAAAGATCACAATCG AGAACAAGTCTAAGAGGGAACTGATCAGGATGCTGGTGCAGAAAGGCTTTGAGTCGGACCCGGTGGCGGCATGGACCAAGGCACAGGAAAAG GCTCTGGAGGAGGACGATCATGATGGTAACAACAGTGACAGCTCTGTGGACTCTGGGTCGTCGTCGGGACCAAACTTCAACTACATCCTCAACATGCCTCTGTGGTGCCTGTCCAAGGAGAAGGTGGACGAGCTGCTCCGACAGAGAGACATCAAG aaaggagAGTTGAATGAGCTGCAGAGGAAGTCTCCTGAGGACCTGTGGAAGGAGGACCTGGCTGTCTTCATTGAGGAACTGGAT AAAATCGAGGCCCAGGAGCAGGCAGACATATGTGCAGGTAGAGGCACCAAGCTGGTGAAGGGCAAGGTGGGCAAGCCCAAGGTGAAGAAACTACACCTGGAGGAAACGTTACCCTCGCTGTACGGCCGCAGGGTCGTACCCACCATCACACAGGCCATGAAGACTGACGCCTCCAAGAAGATGACCAAGAAGAAGAAG GGTGATGCAGACCTGGTGATGAAGTTGGAGTTTGATGATGAGATGGGAGTATTGGGATCAGATGGAGGAACAGGGGAGAACTCCCTCAACTCCTCCTCTAatacaccagccccaaccccagctaAGCCCAAGGCCCCCCGGGTCAAACGGGAGAAGAAGGAGCCAG GTACTCCAAGAGCCAGGAAAACCCCCACACCCAAAGGATCATCTGGTAAGAAGGTGAAGAAGCGTAATCCCTGGTCGGAGGACGAGTCCAAATCAGAGAGCGATCTGGAGGACAGTGAACCTGTAGTCATTCCCCGAGACACCAAGTCACAACGGGCCTCAG CGGTCAAGCCCAAGTACACCTTTGATTTCAGTgaggaagaggatggaggagaggaagaggaggatgatgaagatGCTGCGTCCTCGCCCGTCCGGCCCTGCAAAGACGACTTCACTGCCTCCTCCGAGACTAAAGACCGATACAACGACCACAGCGCCAATGACGAGGATGATGAAGATATCTTCCCCCCGCCCAAACAGGCAACCACCACCGTCTCACCAGCAAAGAAGAAGGAACCAGAGAGTATATTCTCTTCCTCCAAATCAGCATTCTCCTCTGAAAAGAGCAATGACAGTG ACGATCTGAAGTTGGACAGTGACGAGGAAGACAAAGCCTTCTCCTCATACTCCAGCAGCTCTGCCTTCGACAAACCTGTTCCAGCTAAGAAAG GACAAGAAGCAGCCCGGTCTCAACAAGACGCACAATACT CAGCTAAGAAGCTGTCGGATGCAGCTCTCAAACCCAGGAAAGCACCAGCGCCCAAAACGCCACCAAAACAGAAGCTTGACACGTCTGTCTGGGACTCTGACTCCGATACCGGCTCCAAGAAGCCTTCACCAGCGCTCAAAG GTAAaagtggagggaggaagaggaagcagTCTGGATCTGAAGAGGATGATTTCAGTCCCAAGAAGACACCTGGGAAAGCACCCAAAACCCCTGCCagcagg AAGCCATCAAAGAAAGTAGCCGTGACCCCGCCCcccatgtcagatgatgatgatgtggacTCCAACCGTTTCAGCCAATCCAGCGTGGCGTCCCGAGAACGACCGGGCAGAGGCAGGGCCAAGAAGGAAGTGAAGTACTTTGCTGAGTCAGGGTCAGACGATGATCAGTACGACATGTTTGAGTAG